One Vigna unguiculata cultivar IT97K-499-35 chromosome 7, ASM411807v1, whole genome shotgun sequence genomic region harbors:
- the LOC114189600 gene encoding NAD(P)H-dependent 6'-deoxychalcone synthase-like isoform X2 — MFAHQVYDQFPSKYHKVCDTIMSLTKIPQVMLKSSSNQCSMPVIALGTAADTNESSAETTKVAVIEAIKLGYTHFDTASFYGSEEALGEAIAEALQLGLIKSREELFITSKLWLTDNFPHLVLPALHKSLQRLKLEYLDLYLIHWPISVKPGDWETPYSEELITTFDLKGVWKAMEECQKLGLAKSIGVSNFTCKKLEDLLSFATIPPSVNQVEMNPAWHQKKLREFCEAKGIIITAFSPLGAKGASWGTNEVMDSEILKEIAQAHGRTIAQVSLRWLYEQGVTIAAKSYNKERMKQEMTMKRLIKSSRFVLTTDQWCSLITFGMGKLRFHV; from the exons ATGTTTGCACACCAAGTATATGATCAATTTCCAAGTAAATATCATAAGGTTTGTGATACCATCATGTCTCTAACTAAAATTCCCCAAGTTATGCTAAAATCCTCTTCCAACCAGTGTAGCATGCCAGTGATAGCACTTGGAACTGCAGCTGATACAAACGAAAGCAGTGCAGAAACCACAAAAGTGGCAGTAATAGAAGCTATCAAATTGGGCTACACACACTTTGATACTGCATCATTCTATGGATCTGAAGAGGCCTTGGGAGAAGCCATAGCTGAAGCTCTTCAACTCGGTCTAATCAAGTCTAGGGAGGAGCTTTTCATCACCTCTAAGCTCTGGCTCACTGATAATTTTCCTCATCTTGTGCTTCCTGCTCTGCACAAATCTCTCCA GAGGCTGAAACTAGAATATTTGGACCTTTATTTGATCCACTGGCCCATCAGTGTGAAACCTGGCGATTGGGAAACTCCATATAGTGAAGAGCTAATAACAACATTTGACTTAAAGGGTGTGTGGAAAGCAATGGAAGAATGTCAGAAACTAGGCCTTGCAAAATCTATAGGAGTCAGCAACTTCACATGCAAGAAACTTGAAGATCTACTCTCATTTGCTACCATTCCCCCTTCTGTCAATCAA GTGGAGATGAATCCTGCTTGGCATCAGAAGAAGCTAAGAGAATTCTGTGAAGCAAAGGGTATAATCATTACTGCATTTTCTCCTCTGGGAGCCAAAGGGGCCAGTTGGGGTACCAATGAAGTCATGGACAGTGAAATACTCAAGGAAATTGCACAAGCCCATGGCCGAACTATTGCTCAG GTAAGTCTTAGATGGTTGTATGAACAAGGTGTGACTATTGCGGCAAAGAGCTACAACAAAGAGAGAATGAAG CAAGAGATGACCATGAAAAGATTAATCAAATCAAGCAGATTCGTATTAACAACGGACCAGTGGTGTTCTTTGATAACCTTTGGGATGGGGAAACTTAGGTTTCATGtctga
- the LOC114189600 gene encoding NAD(P)H-dependent 6'-deoxychalcone synthase-like isoform X1, with translation MFAHQVYDQFPSKYHKVCDTIMSLTKIPQVMLKSSSNQCSMPVIALGTAADTNESSAETTKVAVIEAIKLGYTHFDTASFYGSEEALGEAIAEALQLGLIKSREELFITSKLWLTDNFPHLVLPALHKSLQRLKLEYLDLYLIHWPISVKPGDWETPYSEELITTFDLKGVWKAMEECQKLGLAKSIGVSNFTCKKLEDLLSFATIPPSVNQVEMNPAWHQKKLREFCEAKGIIITAFSPLGAKGASWGTNEVMDSEILKEIAQAHGRTIAQVSLRWLYEQGVTIAAKSYNKERMKQNLEIFDWSLTRDDHEKINQIKQIRINNGPVVFFDNLWDGET, from the exons ATGTTTGCACACCAAGTATATGATCAATTTCCAAGTAAATATCATAAGGTTTGTGATACCATCATGTCTCTAACTAAAATTCCCCAAGTTATGCTAAAATCCTCTTCCAACCAGTGTAGCATGCCAGTGATAGCACTTGGAACTGCAGCTGATACAAACGAAAGCAGTGCAGAAACCACAAAAGTGGCAGTAATAGAAGCTATCAAATTGGGCTACACACACTTTGATACTGCATCATTCTATGGATCTGAAGAGGCCTTGGGAGAAGCCATAGCTGAAGCTCTTCAACTCGGTCTAATCAAGTCTAGGGAGGAGCTTTTCATCACCTCTAAGCTCTGGCTCACTGATAATTTTCCTCATCTTGTGCTTCCTGCTCTGCACAAATCTCTCCA GAGGCTGAAACTAGAATATTTGGACCTTTATTTGATCCACTGGCCCATCAGTGTGAAACCTGGCGATTGGGAAACTCCATATAGTGAAGAGCTAATAACAACATTTGACTTAAAGGGTGTGTGGAAAGCAATGGAAGAATGTCAGAAACTAGGCCTTGCAAAATCTATAGGAGTCAGCAACTTCACATGCAAGAAACTTGAAGATCTACTCTCATTTGCTACCATTCCCCCTTCTGTCAATCAA GTGGAGATGAATCCTGCTTGGCATCAGAAGAAGCTAAGAGAATTCTGTGAAGCAAAGGGTATAATCATTACTGCATTTTCTCCTCTGGGAGCCAAAGGGGCCAGTTGGGGTACCAATGAAGTCATGGACAGTGAAATACTCAAGGAAATTGCACAAGCCCATGGCCGAACTATTGCTCAG GTAAGTCTTAGATGGTTGTATGAACAAGGTGTGACTATTGCGGCAAAGAGCTACAACAAAGAGAGAATGAAGCAAAATTTGGAAATATTTGATTGGTCTCTTACAAGAGATGACCATGAAAAGATTAATCAAATCAAGCAGATTCGTATTAACAACGGACCAGTGGTGTTCTTTGATAACCTTTGGGATGGGGAAACTTAG